One Streptomyces fagopyri DNA window includes the following coding sequences:
- the shc gene encoding squalene--hopene cyclase produces the protein MTATTDGSTGALPPRAAAASEIPTETTPVAAGTVETRDVAKYAIQRATDHLLSRQDAEGWWKGDLDTNVTMDAEDLLLRQFLGILDETTARAAGLFIRGEQREDGAWATFYDGPGDLSATVEAYVALRLAGDAPDAPHMTKAAAWVRERGGIASARVFTRIWLALFGWWKWDDLPELPPELIYFPKWMPLNIYDFGCWARQTIVPLTIVSAKRPVRPAPFPLDELHTDPDNPSPVRPTAPVASWSGVFQRLDKALHQYRRVAPQPLRRAAMNAAARWIIERQENDGCWGGIQPPAVYSVIALHLLGYDLDHPVMRAGLESLNRFTVWREDGARMIEACQSPVWDTCLAAIALADAGLPADHPQLVKAADWMLGEEIVRPGDWAVKRPHLPPGGWAFEFHNDNYPDIDDTAEVVLALRRVRHPDPERVEKAIGRGVRWNLGMQSKDGGWGAFDVDNTSPFPNRLPFCDFGEVIDPPSADVTAHVVEMLAVEGLAHDPRTRRGIAWLLAEQEPNGSWFGRWGVNYIYGTGSVVPALTAAGLPGSHPAIRRAVGWLETVQNEDGGWGEDLRSYDDAAEWSGRGASTASQTGWALLALLAAGERESKAVERGVAWLAETQLPDGSWDEPYFTGTGFPWDFSINYHLYRQVFPLTALGRYVNGEPFAEVEGG, from the coding sequence ATGACAGCGACGACCGACGGAAGTACCGGGGCACTGCCGCCCCGCGCTGCCGCGGCCAGCGAAATCCCGACAGAGACGACTCCCGTGGCGGCCGGGACAGTCGAGACCCGAGACGTCGCCAAGTACGCCATACAGCGTGCCACCGACCACCTGCTCTCGCGGCAGGACGCCGAAGGCTGGTGGAAGGGCGACCTCGACACGAACGTCACGATGGACGCCGAGGATCTGCTCCTGCGTCAGTTCCTGGGAATCCTCGACGAGACGACCGCCCGCGCCGCCGGTCTGTTCATCCGCGGCGAGCAGCGCGAGGACGGCGCCTGGGCCACCTTCTACGACGGTCCGGGCGACCTCTCCGCCACCGTCGAGGCGTACGTCGCCCTGCGGCTGGCCGGGGACGCCCCCGACGCGCCGCACATGACGAAGGCCGCCGCCTGGGTGCGTGAGCGGGGCGGCATCGCCTCGGCCCGCGTCTTCACCCGGATCTGGCTCGCCCTGTTCGGCTGGTGGAAGTGGGACGACCTCCCCGAACTCCCGCCGGAACTCATCTACTTCCCGAAGTGGATGCCGCTCAACATCTACGACTTCGGATGCTGGGCGCGGCAGACGATCGTGCCGCTCACCATCGTCTCGGCGAAGCGGCCGGTGCGGCCCGCGCCGTTCCCGCTGGACGAGCTGCACACCGACCCGGACAATCCCAGCCCGGTCAGACCCACGGCTCCCGTGGCGAGTTGGAGCGGCGTCTTCCAGCGGCTGGACAAGGCGCTGCACCAGTACCGCCGGGTCGCACCGCAGCCGCTGCGCCGGGCCGCCATGAACGCGGCGGCGCGCTGGATCATCGAACGGCAGGAGAACGACGGCTGCTGGGGCGGCATCCAGCCGCCCGCGGTGTACTCCGTCATCGCGCTCCACCTGCTCGGCTACGACCTCGACCACCCGGTGATGCGTGCCGGACTGGAGTCACTGAACCGCTTCACGGTCTGGCGCGAGGACGGGGCCCGGATGATCGAGGCCTGCCAGTCGCCCGTCTGGGACACCTGCCTGGCGGCCATCGCGCTCGCCGACGCGGGCCTGCCCGCCGACCATCCGCAACTGGTCAAGGCCGCGGACTGGATGCTCGGCGAGGAGATCGTCAGACCCGGCGACTGGGCGGTGAAACGGCCTCATCTCCCGCCGGGCGGCTGGGCGTTCGAGTTCCACAACGACAACTATCCCGACATCGACGACACCGCCGAGGTGGTCCTCGCGCTGCGCCGAGTGCGCCATCCCGACCCGGAACGCGTCGAGAAGGCGATCGGGCGCGGGGTGCGCTGGAACCTCGGCATGCAGTCGAAGGACGGCGGCTGGGGCGCGTTCGACGTCGACAACACCAGTCCCTTCCCCAACCGGCTGCCGTTCTGCGACTTCGGGGAGGTGATCGACCCCCCGTCCGCGGACGTCACCGCGCACGTGGTGGAGATGCTCGCGGTGGAGGGCCTCGCGCACGACCCCCGTACCCGCCGGGGCATCGCGTGGCTGCTCGCCGAACAGGAGCCGAACGGCTCGTGGTTCGGGCGCTGGGGCGTCAACTACATCTACGGCACGGGATCGGTGGTGCCCGCGCTGACGGCCGCCGGCCTGCCCGGCTCGCACCCGGCGATCCGCCGGGCGGTCGGCTGGCTGGAGACCGTCCAGAACGAGGACGGCGGCTGGGGCGAGGACCTGCGCTCCTACGACGACGCAGCCGAGTGGAGCGGCCGGGGCGCCTCGACCGCCTCACAGACCGGGTGGGCGCTGCTCGCGCTGCTCGCGGCCGGGGAGCGCGAGTCCAAGGCCGTGGAGCGTGGTGTCGCCTGGCTCGCGGAGACCCAGCTGCCCGACGGCTCCTGGGACGAGCCGTACTTCACGGGTACCGGGTTCCCGTGGGACTTCTCGATCAACTACCACCTCTACCGCCAGGTCTTCCCGCTCACCGCGCTCGGCCGCTATGTCAACGGCGAGCCGTTCGCCGAGGTGGAGGGGGGTTGA
- a CDS encoding phosphorylase family protein, translating into MSTKPEPAPLLIACALGIEHLALRSGDRSGFDGPLTVLRTGMGPRAAELSLDRALAGPALREAAVLATGFCAGLAPGMHPGDLVVAEETRDTRGSTPCVGTELLVKELVRAVPGRTVHTGPLTGSDHVVRGHERSDLFATGAIAVDMESAATLHSAVRAGPRPVAAVRVVVDAPEHELVRIGTVRGGISAFRVLRAILPAFFEWHRSLLLPRR; encoded by the coding sequence ATGAGCACGAAGCCCGAACCGGCACCGCTGCTGATCGCCTGCGCGCTCGGCATCGAGCACCTCGCCCTGCGCAGCGGCGACCGGAGCGGTTTCGACGGGCCCCTCACCGTCCTGCGCACCGGCATGGGCCCCAGGGCCGCGGAGCTCTCGCTCGACCGGGCCCTCGCCGGCCCGGCGCTGCGCGAGGCGGCCGTCCTGGCCACGGGCTTCTGCGCGGGGCTCGCCCCGGGTATGCACCCCGGCGACCTGGTGGTCGCCGAGGAGACCCGGGACACGCGCGGCAGCACTCCGTGCGTGGGCACCGAGCTGCTCGTCAAGGAACTGGTGCGCGCCGTGCCCGGGCGCACCGTCCATACGGGGCCGCTCACCGGCTCCGATCACGTCGTCCGCGGTCACGAACGGTCGGACCTGTTCGCGACCGGCGCCATCGCGGTCGACATGGAGTCCGCGGCCACGCTGCACAGCGCCGTCCGTGCCGGTCCCCGTCCGGTTGCGGCCGTCCGGGTGGTCGTGGACGCTCCAGAACATGAACTCGTCCGTATCGGCACGGTGCGCGGTGGAATATCAGCTTTCCGTGTTCTTCGTGCCATCCTTCCCGCTTTTTTTGAATGGCACCGTTCTTTGCTGCTCCCTCGGAGGTGA
- the hpnH gene encoding adenosyl-hopene transferase HpnH — translation MAMPLRQSMKVAAYLFEQKLRKRDKFALIVELEPLFACNLKCEGCGKIQHPAGVLKQRMPVAQAVGAVLESGAPMVSIAGGEPLMHPQIDEIVRQLVAKKKFVFLCTNALLLRKKMDKFKPSPYFAWAVHIDGLRERHDESVAKEGVFDEAVEAIKEAKRRGFRVTTNSTFFNTDTPQTIIEVLNFLNDDLKVDEMMLSPAYAYEKAPDQEHFLGVQQTRELFKKAFAGGNRRRWRLNQSPLFLDFLEGKVDFPCTAWAIPSYSLFGWQKPCYLMSDGYVQTYRQLLEDTDWDSYGRGKDDRCANCMAHCGYEPTAVLATMGSLKESLRAARETFTESRG, via the coding sequence ATGGCCATGCCGCTTCGGCAGTCCATGAAGGTCGCTGCGTACCTGTTTGAACAGAAGCTCAGGAAGCGGGACAAGTTCGCGCTGATCGTCGAGTTGGAACCGCTCTTCGCGTGCAACCTCAAATGCGAGGGCTGCGGCAAGATCCAGCACCCGGCAGGGGTGCTCAAGCAGCGTATGCCGGTGGCCCAGGCCGTGGGCGCCGTGCTGGAGTCCGGTGCGCCGATGGTGTCCATCGCGGGCGGCGAGCCGCTGATGCACCCGCAGATCGACGAGATCGTGCGGCAGTTGGTGGCCAAGAAGAAGTTCGTCTTCCTGTGCACCAACGCGTTGTTGCTGCGCAAGAAGATGGACAAGTTCAAGCCCTCGCCGTACTTCGCGTGGGCCGTGCACATCGACGGACTGCGCGAGCGTCATGACGAGTCGGTGGCCAAGGAAGGCGTCTTCGACGAGGCGGTCGAGGCCATCAAGGAGGCCAAGCGGCGCGGCTTCCGCGTCACCACCAACTCGACCTTCTTCAACACCGACACCCCGCAGACCATCATCGAGGTGCTCAACTTCCTCAATGACGACCTGAAGGTGGACGAGATGATGCTCTCGCCCGCCTACGCCTACGAGAAGGCTCCCGACCAGGAGCACTTCCTCGGTGTGCAGCAGACCCGGGAGCTGTTCAAGAAGGCCTTCGCGGGCGGCAACCGGCGCCGCTGGCGCCTCAACCAGAGCCCGCTCTTCCTGGACTTCCTGGAGGGCAAGGTCGACTTCCCGTGCACCGCGTGGGCGATCCCCAGCTACTCGCTCTTCGGCTGGCAGAAGCCCTGCTACCTGATGAGCGACGGGTACGTCCAGACGTACCGGCAGCTCCTGGAGGACACCGACTGGGACTCCTACGGCCGGGGCAAGGACGACCGGTGCGCGAACTGCATGGCGCACTGCGGCTACGAGCCGACGGCCGTCCTCGCCACCATGGGCTCCCTCAAGGAGTCCCTGCGCGCCGCCCGCGAGACGTTCACGGAAAGCCGCGGGTGA
- the ispG gene encoding flavodoxin-dependent (E)-4-hydroxy-3-methylbut-2-enyl-diphosphate synthase: MTAVSLGLPEVPVRPIAERRVSRRIQVGPVAVGGGAPVSVQSMTTTRTSDVGATLQQIAELTASGCQIVRVACPTQDDADALATIARKSQIPVIADIHFQPKYVFAAIDAGCAAVRVNPGNIKQFDDKVKEIARAASQAGTPIRIGVNAGSLDRRLLQKYGRATPEALVESALWEASLFEEHGFRDIKISVKHNDPVVMVNAYRQLAAACDYPLHLGVTEAGPAFQGTIKSAVAFGALLSEGIGDTIRVSLSAPPAEECKVGIQILESLGLRQRRLEIVSCPSCGRAQVDVYKLADEVTAGLEGMEVPLRVAVMGCVVNGPGEAREADLGVASGNGKGQIFVKGEVVKTVPESKIVETLIEEAMKIAEQMENDGVGSGEPAVTVS; the protein is encoded by the coding sequence ATGACCGCCGTTTCCCTGGGCCTTCCCGAGGTGCCGGTCCGACCGATCGCGGAGCGCCGGGTGTCACGGCGGATCCAGGTCGGACCGGTGGCGGTCGGGGGAGGAGCACCCGTCTCGGTGCAGTCGATGACGACGACGCGTACGTCGGACGTCGGCGCCACCCTGCAGCAGATCGCGGAACTCACCGCGTCCGGCTGCCAGATCGTCCGGGTCGCCTGTCCCACACAGGACGACGCGGACGCCCTCGCCACGATCGCCCGCAAGTCGCAGATCCCGGTGATCGCCGACATCCACTTCCAGCCGAAGTACGTCTTCGCCGCCATCGACGCGGGCTGCGCGGCGGTGCGGGTCAACCCGGGCAACATCAAGCAGTTCGACGACAAGGTGAAGGAGATCGCGCGCGCCGCCTCCCAGGCGGGCACTCCCATCCGGATCGGCGTCAACGCGGGCTCGCTCGACCGGCGCCTGCTCCAGAAGTACGGCAGGGCGACGCCGGAGGCGCTCGTCGAGTCGGCGCTGTGGGAGGCGTCCCTCTTCGAGGAGCACGGGTTCCGGGACATCAAGATCTCGGTCAAGCACAACGACCCGGTCGTCATGGTCAACGCCTACCGGCAGCTGGCGGCGGCCTGCGACTACCCGCTGCATCTGGGCGTCACGGAGGCCGGGCCGGCGTTCCAGGGGACCATCAAGTCGGCGGTCGCCTTCGGGGCGTTGCTCTCCGAGGGCATCGGGGACACCATCCGGGTCTCCCTGAGCGCGCCGCCCGCCGAGGAGTGCAAGGTCGGTATCCAGATCCTGGAGTCCCTGGGCCTGCGGCAGCGGCGCCTGGAGATCGTCTCGTGCCCGTCCTGCGGGCGCGCCCAGGTGGACGTCTACAAGCTGGCCGACGAGGTCACGGCCGGTCTGGAGGGGATGGAGGTCCCGTTGCGCGTCGCGGTCATGGGCTGCGTCGTCAACGGCCCCGGAGAGGCGCGGGAGGCTGACCTGGGGGTCGCCTCCGGCAACGGCAAGGGGCAGATCTTCGTCAAGGGCGAGGTCGTCAAGACCGTGCCCGAGTCGAAGATCGTCGAGACCCTCATCGAGGAGGCGATGAAGATCGCCGAGCAGATGGAGAACGACGGCGTCGGGTCCGGGGAACCGGCCGTCACCGTGAGTTGA